Part of the Nicotiana sylvestris chromosome 2, ASM39365v2, whole genome shotgun sequence genome, atagcatttctaggcgtgaaacatgggattacagctagacaaaTTTTTGTATTTgggtgtattcgactgtattcatggcgtgaaacatgagattacagctggacagattattgtattcgattgtattcacgacgtgaaataggggattacactgttttaaacagaaagtgaatcaattaacataatcgactcctaatataactcaacaaactcaattacaacacacaaattttgtattttcagttataaaaaagattctcaaccgaaaaataccccaaaaacatagcaatcttcagagaaattatataatacatctaaatacataaattatattaattaaaaaaatatatgaatatattcatgGCATATatcgagacagtgaatacaatgaaatacatagaatacatcgggatacattgaaatgcaatgaaaaaaagacagtgaatacaatgaaatatatgaaatacaacgagatacattgaattacaatgaaaaaaaagacaatgaataaatgaaatacatgaaaaaataGCGTGGTacattgaaaatacattgaaatatattaacagaaaaccAAGTTGCTCAGCCCAAATTGAATTTCTGGACATGCTCGATAACCTTCCCAGTTTCATCATCAACAAATTGAATCCTCGTATGCGGCAGCTATCCTTGAAGATCAAGTTCAACCTTAACCCTAGCTGTGCTAGGTCTAGACTTTTCTTGCGTGGCCTTATCAATCGCAATGAGCTTACCTGCTACTGAGGCTATAGACAATAGTGATTTCTTCGCGAACAACAGAGGCGGCATATTCGGAAACGAGATCCAAACAAAGGCTCTTGAAGTCTCTTCTTTAGGGTTAAATCCAATAGTCCATGGAAATAAcctaaattgattttctttcctatTCAAGGATATGTAGTCAACAGATTTAGCCGTTGCAAGAACATAGCCATCATATCTGTCGAATCTAATCAAAATATGTCTTCTTGCAAGCCATCCAGTAAGGCATCGTCCTTGAGTTCCAAACTGCAAAGGCAGTTGTTTGCGCAGTTGTAGCATATCAGATTGTCGCcctagagagagagaggagagagcgTGTGGTTTTTGACTAATGGTAAGTGATGTGggtgagaggaattttgagattgagcatcgtgtTTTCAGGTAATGGGGGAAAAGAAtggcatgtatcaaagtagagagagaaagaaaatagtgtaactgaatagcgtatttagtggcttagggggtATGAGcaaaccaaaattagatattttgctgtaaacattaaaaggtatctatagaatataattttttaaaatgatatttatttaaaataaataaggtgttaacctttgctataggaggtaaaaattgtaaaatagcacggtatagccaattTTTGGActggttattcaaaaatagccagcgtttaccaagtcaatgaaaaatagccactattttgctgcaatagagaccggtccaacataatatactggagttcggtgcacctatgtatgactccagcatattatgttggatcggtatagtttgctggctccagtataatatactggagactggagcaccggtgctccaaactctagtatattatgctggaccgatatacttgctggaaatccagtatattatgctggagttccagtgtacttatgctggaactccatcatattatgctggagttccaacatacttattctggaactccagtataatatgctggagttcaagtatacttatgctggaactccagcataatatactggcgtatttttcgagttttgaacagtgttttcgctcagatttatctttatatgaaaagtggctaaattttgattacttttaaaactgggctattttaacaaccagttgtaaatctggctatttttgaatttctcccgtaaAAATTCCTAAAAGGAAAGCGTGTACTTGGGTCATCAAATTTGGGCCTCCCTGAATTAGGCCCATTTGGTGACGATCCGAAACCACATGTCACCGACCAATTTCAATTGAAATCTATAGAAGGGCAAGAAATCCCGCCCAAACCCTCATTTCAAACTCTCTCTATTTCTCTCTCTAAGGAGCCTTCTACAGAGAAAGTTGAATCAGAAATGGCGGCACACATAGGAATGATGGATGCGGCATACTTCGTCGGCAGATCGGAGATCCTATCCTGGATCAATTCCACACTTCACCTTAATCTTTCCAGAGTCGAAGAGGTATTCAATCTCTCCTTTTTCCTGCTCTCCTTCATTAGTTGTTGAAGTTCCCAATTCACTTTTTTCAAATTGATACACTGTCAATTCGCGCACAGGCGTGTGGTGGTGCGGTTCATTGCCAGCTGATGGATGCCGCTCACCCAGGGCTAGTCCCTATGCACAAGGTCAATTTCGACGCTAAGAATGAATATGAGATGATCCAGAACTATAAGGTTCTTCAAGAAGTATTCAACAAACTTAAAATTACCaaggtttattttattttagagttTCCTTTTCCCAGATTCAGTTTTATCCTCATTTACCTCTTTTGAATATCAGTTTCcatattactatttttataatagTCTATTGATGTTTAATTATGTGTTTGTGATATTAGCACATTGAGGTCAACAAACTAGTGAAAGGAAGACCTCTTGACAACCTGGAGTTCATGCAATGGTTGAAGAGATACTGCGATTCTGTTAATCGAGGCAATTCGCACAAGTAACATTTTCAACCTCTGTTTGTGCTTTGCATTTGATTTAATTCTTTTAGCAACCTTTACCTATGGTCTGTGTATGTTTGTGCTGAGACATGGATTTCCTGTTATAATGGAAAAAGGGGAAAACTGGAAGTTAGGGCACAAATATTGTGCATTGAATGAGACATAAGGAAGAAAATGTTAAGCAAAGAGAGTTGAATATAATTCCTAGGAGTATTGAGTAGGTAAATTGGGTCAAATTTGTAGAGTGAAAATGAGTCGAAACCACGAAAAGTTTACGAAACAAACTTCCAATATTTGCTTGGGTTAAAATGAAATGTGTTGCAGGTCGTATACTCAAAGTTCAGGTGTTTTTTGTCTTGATTTGTTCTGTTTTTTCAAATTTCTCAGTTTCCAGCTTTGCATTGGAATCGTTAATTACCGTGTAGAAGCTTTAACCCGCTGACTAGGGCTATATCTTTCACTcttttgttttcaattttttctattttattttgatAAAGCACTCTAATGTGCTGATTTTGCTAGTAGTAATGTTGTCCAAACTGACCCAATCTTTTGGATTGGTGGATTTAGGCTACATCCATCATAACTCAAGTGATTTTATCACTCTTCGAACCAGTAGTGTTCAAAAGGGTTAGGCATCTTCTAATCTTCTATGGATCAGAATTGACACCCCAATTCTACAACGAAAGAATATACAGTTTGGACTGGTTAGTATCTACTCGTGGTGTTGCTGGGAGATATTGTAGCAGCAGTGTTCTGAATTGTTTTTAATCTTTATAATTAACCACGTCCATCATTCTTGTTTCTATGGAATCTTTACTAGTTCCCACAAGAAGCCAGAATCTCCATATTCAACTCTTAAAAGTCAGAAGTTCTCAATTAATTGTCTGTTTTTTCTTTATCTCCATTTCACTTTGTTGTTATTTCGCACAGACCTTGGCCACATTTATGCTGGAGACTGAGTTATAGTATAGTATTCACGGATTTTAACTTGACATATACAAGAATTTCAATCTCACCCCTGGTTGCAAACCATGGTGCGTGCCAAGTCCGAATAAAAGTGAAAGGTTATGTTATGTTGACACCTAGGATAAGAATAGTTAAATTATAATGAATCTTTATGATAAAATGTGTCGGGTTCTGCTCCCATGTGTTACACCACCACTCAGGCATAGTTTTAAATGGGCGAGTGGTTTTGAAAATGTACTCAAATAAGGCAGAATAGATATAGAGGATTCGTTGAACTAACCCCAACTAGTTTTGAATTGAAGAATAGTTCATAGTTGGTTGATTTACTGTATCAACTGCAAGGTAGTCTTGTGATGCTACTTGTGTAAAATAACTGTATGACCTTTCGTATTATGGGATCTGCCTGCAATGTGTTTAGGATTATTGAATCATATACTTTTGGAAGTTGTCTATCTTTATGTTGGCCTACCTTAAGGATGCCATCTTTTACCGACTTAAGTTGTAAGGAAGCATGTGTTACTTGAGGTTATACCTTTATTTTCAACTACCAAAATGACATAGAAATTTGCCTAATGGAGAGCTGTTGTTTCTTTATATCAATGCCAGCTACAATCCTCTTGAGAGAAGGGAAGCTTGCAAGGGTGCAAAAGAAGTGAACAAAAGATCTGCTACTTCACATACTGCTGCCAAAAATGCCTCAACCGCTCCAAAGCATGCCCCTCATAGTGCTAGAAGAAATGATGTACCTCATGTAAGCAGCACAAATCAATCTGGCAAGGTGTCCAGACCTTCTTCGAGTGGAGGAGCATCAACCTATTCTGAAACAGATCGTGCTGCACATGAACAACAGGTAGTACTAAAAGATCAGAGATGGTTTTGTTTGAATGACTGAAGGCTAATTACTAAATTCAATGCAGATTACGGAATTGAAGTTATCAGTGGATAGTCTTGAAAAGGAAAGGGACTTCTACTTTGCAAAGCTGAGGGATATCGAGATCCTGTGCCAGTGTCCAGAGATTGAAAACCTCCCCGTACCAATCTTTCTATTCTCTTATCTGAAAAATTAGTAAATATTTTTATAGCAGCAACCTAAGCATATTGATTTTTGGTTATATCACATTTATAGGTGGTTGAAGCAGTGAAGAGGATTCTGTATGCTATGGATGATGATGCATCACTTGTCACAGACGCTGAAGCTATGATTTCTGAGCAACACCAGCAAGTAGAGACGTTGAGTTGCACATCAGAAGAGGCAGAAGAAAGGCTGAAGGTAGACACTCAAAAGAGAAAAAACATTGTCAATATTGACGTTGACATTGCTGCCAGCAACACTTTGTCTCCCAAGCAAAGGATGTCTGATGCTTCTGATGTCCATTCCAGTGGATCACTTGTGACTTATTGACCGATCTCTTGTCTCCTGGATAAATGACTTGTTCTATCTGGGTTGTCGAATAATTCCTGCCACCGTCTTTGTTACTCTAGTTATATGTTCTCAAAGCATACTTCGTTTCCAAGCAATACAGTTCGAGGAATTTTACTAGTACAGATATTAGAGTATATCAGAGCACATCTGGTTTATCTGTTTGGCTTGATTGTACAACATTCCCTGATCATCATCTCTGTCCTATAGCAAGTATTTGCAAATTGCAACTGTACTGGTTGCTTTGTAATTGTTGTGTCGTAATGCAAGACCTTGGATTATTTTGCTTATGATGACTGCTGTGGGTTAATCGACACTAAAGTTGATTTTGGGTTTGATTCTGTAATTTTTCTTGAAACTGAACACGAGGTGAAGAATTGATTGATAAGCTCTTTCATACAACTTAGTGTGGACAGTAAAATCCTTAATTAGAATCGAATTGATCTTTTTGCCTATTAATTTTCATTTTTCGGCCCTGTGGCCTTAGCTTATTTTCATAGTGTGGACAGTAAATTCCTCTAGCTTATTTGTTTTATTAGCACGAGTTGGAATTCTGCTATTCTGAAGAcctaataaattaaataaatgtgTTATTAGCTAAATGCTTGAACTTTTAGTTGAGATAGTATCTGCAATTTAATGAAAATCTTATTGCCTCTCTTCTTCACAAACATATACTTGGCCTAGGAAACATAATGAAACCAACACGTGTTGAAGATCTAATTATGTGTGCGCATAATATGTTCGCTTGTGTTGCAATACAATGATAACATGGTGGAGCCCTTCTTGGCAAATTAATTAAGCCATGAATCTTAAACACAAAAAGTGCATGAATGGAATTGAGAGTTGAAGTTGATGAAGTAGTATACTTTTGTTTGTATTCGGGACTTTGAAGCCTTACCCCACAAAACAAAAGTGACATATAATATAATTTTTGTGTTTCTTGTACAGGTTTGGATAAATAGATACATGTGTTAAAGTCTGTTGTGGATTTGTAATGTTGCATTGGTGATTAATATAATCTTTTAGTACCACAAAAAAAAAAGTGACAGTAATTTATTACCAAAAAATAGAATAGAACTGAAAAAAATCTGTCCGCAATTGAAACGAAGCGTTCGCTTCCAATCCAGGCTAGCCACCAGTTCGCATATAGTTAGGACGTCACTTGGTATTATACTTAAAAATCATTGCTATCTTATAAATCCAGATTTACGATTTGGAATATTAACTAATACCATTTATCCTGAATAAGAAATCTGCCAGAGCTGCAATATGAATTCATCAGCCAATAAGGTATGTTTTGAAGGACCAAATCACTCTTTCTTGTCTTGTCAGTGCAGAAAATGGAAATTCTGGATTAATATTTCGTTTCACAATTCCTATTTGACGATCTTTAATGACAGGATGTGAAAGCACAAAACCAAACGGAAAGAAGGGTGGAGACTCTGGATTACCAATCATCGGTGGGGCAAATGCAAGAACAAAGGCCTGTGGAAGTAATTCACCAGCCACATATTAGCACCCCTATCTCAAACACTAGCGGTGGTGTATTAGCTAATGCTGCTGCGTCTGTGGCATCCACCCTCGAGTCTGCCAAGAGAGCTATCTCACGGAAATAACTCCACAATGTTGTGTAATTTCTGTCTACACAAATAGCCGGCTAGATTCAATGTTTACTTTTTTAGccggtatacatagattatacaccGTTATACAATATTATACGTCCActgactatttttagtttaagaaattAGGTGGAcgactatttgggttaattttatctGTTGTAGTAAATATTTGGCTAAGTTTTGAACATTCCTCTTAATAATTATTATTGGTGTTACTGGCGATGTTAAGttgaattaattaaaagaataaaagaaacGAAAAAGTATAGGATAAAAGGAATATAGCTTGATTTCTAAATCAGATTTATAATTTTCGTtaatcttcttctttctcttcccGTCCTTTACTTTGCATACATGGTCCTATCCCTTTCCCGTTCTCATAGTCAAACATACAGCGACAGTTCCTGCAAGATCTAAATAGTAGATGACGCGTCTATTTGTCTTCTTTTTGAAAACCACTCCGTACAAAATATAAAGAAGGTAGACGCTATTTAGAAGGTATTTGGGTTGACTTAAAAGCACTTTTATAGCTTATTTCCGTATTTAGAAGATATATCAAAACAGTGTTTTTTAATTAAGCCAAATGCCTTTAAgctgaaataataaaaaataagctAAAATATATAAGTTAGAGGGTGTTtgactaagcttataagctggtcaaactagctTATAAACACTTTTCGGCTTATCTACGCATTTGGTAaagttaaaagtgcttataagccaagtgCTTATAAATCAAAGATAAGCCAAAAACCATAAGCTGGTCACCCCAACTTATtaatttttagcttataagcactttaagtttgaccaagatttttacTTTATTCTTAAAATATTCCTTTTTAGAACAAAGCTCCTACATCGATACTCACTGCCTCAAGTAATCTTTCAACCTAACCTCCCCCCTCCCCCGTGCCTCTTCAAGTTTGCAATTCTCATTGACTATTTAAGATAAGCAAATTCTCTATTCCTTTGCATATTTGTATCTATGTGATTGTGAATTAATCTTTCAACTGTATGTAATAAATAAGGACATATCAAATTTTTAGTGTATTGCTTTCTAAGTGTTGTGGTGATGAAGATAGTGTTTGTTTCTCTTTAAATATTATGCCCTATTTAGGTTTAATTTTTACTGAAAAACTTAtgtcaatttattaattattataacttatgattatatgcttatcataaagtaaattatatttatcataaAAATCATCTTATCTAGCacaattgtatttaaaataaaatgacaaatagaatattttgtatttgaatcgatctagaatctaaaattttgaagaaattacGCCCTTGTAAGCGTAAACAGTTCTAATgttatttaagtcattttaacAGAAAAGAGCTTATCAGTACTTTTTAAACAAATACTGCAATAACTTATTATCAATTTTAGCACTTGTATAGTAATtgcttatttattaaatcagtttcaacacttaaaagtacttttcaacAACTCATGCTTATCAGCTACTTCAAATCAGTTAATCCAAACAGACTCTTATTCTATCCTAACTTATTGCTTTTTATTACACCAGTTAAAAATGCTTGGGGTTTGACCAAGTAAACTATAATGTAGTCCcatataatttttcttatagtTACAAAGGTTGCGGCTTTCCTTCCGCCATGTCTGCTGGATTTGCAAGGCTTTGTCGAGCTTAATTAACCAGTATGTTCATTGCCTGCTATCTGAATATTTATTCTAGCGACAATATCTTGTATTTAGCTATCATTTCCAGGAACGTAAACAAAGTCAAAACCTTCTTTGCAATCCCAGAGAAGCGTGATTTTCGAGTTATGTTGTCAGATATGGAGAAGACATGGCTAATATCTCCTGTAATTCCCAAtccattttctgaatttgggaaAATCTCCAATTTACCATTTTCTATTGTAGTGATGTGTTTAAAATAAAGAGGGTTTATAATTCCACTATAATATTACAATTTGACACTATCAAATTGTAATATTATAGTGAAATTATATTACTCCGCTCGAGTATTGTATTTTACCCCGTTAAAAGATTTGGTATCGTTATTACTCTCCTGTGTTATTGTTATTTATCGTGAATATATTCCTCGGCGCACTACCCAAAAAAAAGCATTTAACGACGGAAGAAATTCGTCGCTAAAGAGCCTTTTTCTGTCGCTAAGCATGATTAGCGATGGATTACCATCTGTTGCTGATTCGCTCGTGGCTAAGCTCTTCACAACGGAAAAATGGAATCCGTCGCAATATTAGCGACGTTCTAGAGACGAACACTATCCGTTGCTACAGTTAGCGGCAGAATTTTCGTCGCTATATTAGGAAATTGTGTCACTAAATTCATAATGCATTTCGTCGTTGGTATACTTTTGCGACAAAAGCTGGTCGCTAATTGATCGGGTCCAACCTTACACCACTACAGAGTGGCGAGAGCAGTCGAAGCAACTTTtaccgagaaggtcgggatcgaatccacagggagctacaacaatgtttggagttggatttctatctaatctagcagtgCATAATActcttgattacacttccaatcatatttgtttgtttgttacttctaattttatgctaatgatatgcgaaattaagctaagtatgaatgcttgtaaggttttctaaatgattaacgaggcactagggaagtgactttcccctaggtgaatacttgacgggttctaaaGCCTAATGCGAAGTTGTATGTTTGGGGtcgcgatatagccaatgcacgacaCTACTcattctatacctctcggtagcttgagtgactttgccctaattgactttctcaagaccaattgggtgtcatttttgtgcaagcaatataggctcaagtcgggtattactatctctatgtttaaccctttaattggggctatcaatctcttgaatacgcccaaATTTCTTATTGacctgattttcctagactcaaactctctttctcaagaagagcccaagtcaaaaagacacaaattagtatttgcaacaACTAATTCAATAAGAAAAATAcaaatcaggccaaatatcaaccacccatgaacatctaagccttaaaataagagacccatcaaatacccacactaggattgagccacaactctagctaatgggtctagctactcataataatggaagaaatcagatatttagATGAAGACTAACCCgtaaaatataattacaagctaagatttgaagattcaatgttaaactAGCTACACAATTGCTTAAAATAGCTAAAAACGCCGTTCACGTGGTTAGATACCGataagataccctaaaaatctgaaaagaagtatttatacaaggccgaattttctggacgAAAATACCCCTGACGGAGGTACCGCGGATCGcgaaaaatgcaccgcggccgcagtgaggctttttggcttcaCGTCTAagtctctgaatctggccaccgcggTCCGCAGAAAATGGGCTGCAACCGGGGtggcttcaccgcggaccgcaacaaATGGACCACGGACCGCAGTGTCTTGAATCTCCCAAATTTCACATTCTATGAATCCCTTCTCCACGGACTGCAACAAATGGAATGTGGCCGTGATGAGTCTATTGCGACCGCGAATAATCAACCGCGGATCACATTGCTTGAACTTCCAAAATAGCATCCTCTCTGATCtttgccaccgcggaccgcaacaaATGCACTGCAGTCGCGGTGGATCCATTGCAGCCGCGGTGGATTTACTGCTATCGTGGTGCTTTGATTTGTTCTTggcacttgtgcaggtttcactcctttttgagctgattttgacttctttgtcacttttttgaccaaacactgcaaacaagcacaacatgtaagctttcgggattacttgtaaacatttttaatccaaaactcaagcaaaaaggagtataaaatatactataatccctagttatcaactcccccaaacttaagctcttgcttgtcctcaagcaaataaagtaagtcccacctccttaagaataaaaccaagaaaattcagctgacctaaaatGACCTCATCTAGcgtcaattgggactaacaattgccctaaATTCAAATtgatcattaacaacattcaaacTTTTAAGCACCTTGATTTTAatgcgacacaaaagcatcaagagttgactcaactcatcaaggaaactctttctactactttggtcattgtggaacccaaactcatactcctcactcTTCCTTAAGCAAAActtcacttttagattgtagcactcagaatgaggattgtggaaaacacactcatctctctcaaagaaaggtcacaagtccggctctaagtaccataagcttgccccttatgtgagtcaccactaatgtaagcttcactcaactcaagatcatatagggattttgTGGGGATACAATGAAggtttttggttcagggtaggaaatatttggtctaagtaggtttcatcttcccttaagcacttcatttgcttcattttggcacacattctcttgactctttgagtcat contains:
- the LOC104242738 gene encoding microtubule-associated protein RP/EB family member 1C, translated to MAAHIGMMDAAYFVGRSEILSWINSTLHLNLSRVEEACGGAVHCQLMDAAHPGLVPMHKVNFDAKNEYEMIQNYKVLQEVFNKLKITKHIEVNKLVKGRPLDNLEFMQWLKRYCDSVNRGNSHNYNPLERREACKGAKEVNKRSATSHTAAKNASTAPKHAPHSARRNDVPHVSSTNQSGKVSRPSSSGGASTYSETDRAAHEQQITELKLSVDSLEKERDFYFAKLRDIEILCQCPEIENLPVVEAVKRILYAMDDDASLVTDAEAMISEQHQQVETLSCTSEEAEERLKVDTQKRKNIVNIDVDIAASNTLSPKQRMSDASDVHSSGSLVTY